Proteins encoded in a region of the Mucispirillum schaedleri ASF457 genome:
- the htpX gene encoding zinc metalloprotease HtpX, giving the protein MTTVNTLKTVFLITLMTVLLVFIGNLIGGRTGMIIALVFAVGMNFFSYWFSDKIVLKMYKAEEVNEASNPRLYRIVRNLATRAGLPMPKVYIIMNGTPNAFATGRNKNHAAVAVTNTLMNMLDDDELAGVIGHELAHIYGKDILIGTIVAMMAGTIMTIVDIFQWSMILGGGNSDNEDGNPLGFIGSIAMIILAPLAATLIQMAVSRSREYIADQRGAEFCGNPKALASALHKIAYGIEMHPMAEAKPATAHMFIANPFAGQKMMSLFSTHPPIDDRINKLVTMANSRSGRAY; this is encoded by the coding sequence ATGACAACAGTAAACACTTTAAAAACAGTTTTTTTAATTACCTTAATGACTGTATTATTAGTATTTATAGGTAATCTGATTGGTGGCAGAACAGGTATGATTATAGCACTTGTTTTTGCAGTAGGTATGAATTTTTTCTCATACTGGTTTAGTGATAAAATTGTCCTTAAAATGTATAAAGCTGAAGAAGTAAATGAAGCATCTAATCCTAGATTATACAGAATAGTCAGAAATCTTGCTACTCGTGCAGGACTTCCTATGCCAAAAGTATACATTATTATGAACGGCACACCTAATGCATTTGCCACAGGCAGAAACAAAAACCATGCAGCAGTTGCTGTTACAAATACATTAATGAATATGCTGGATGATGATGAACTAGCTGGTGTTATAGGTCATGAACTTGCTCATATTTATGGTAAAGATATTTTAATAGGCACTATTGTTGCAATGATGGCAGGGACAATTATGACTATTGTTGATATTTTCCAATGGTCTATGATATTAGGCGGTGGAAATAGTGATAATGAAGACGGTAACCCACTTGGCTTTATAGGCTCTATTGCTATGATAATACTTGCTCCACTTGCAGCAACATTAATACAAATGGCAGTTTCCCGCTCAAGAGAATATATTGCAGACCAGCGTGGAGCAGAGTTCTGTGGTAACCCTAAAGCACTTGCATCTGCTTTACATAAAATAGCATACGGAATAGAAATGCATCCAATGGCAGAAGCTAAACCAGCAACTGCACACATGTTTATTGCAAATCCATTTGCCGGACAGAAAATGATGAGCTTATTTTCTACTCACCCACCAATAGATGATAGAATAAATAAACTTGTTACTATGGCAAATTCCAGAAGCGGCAGAGCATACTAA
- a CDS encoding DUF4241 domain-containing protein, which produces MKVNKEWLEVYNKKKSIMCPENSLEKYFTDRKIAGCKIDTLELGNIKITSGEIVACDPTACLDNGVSPFFDTFPKGEFPVTASIVVDEEEEMASPIALVRIKFTDNVPVSYREALYGDEDLSEIENQGDFFGIIVDTGLACFIDRDGYNVLAEELTKREEADEDFDAYTDIYSIELEKSAKKHPKYQYPDGDWVNYSINEKNNAVLFSSPYGEGYYPVYVAEDKDGNICQLVIQFIDVELSDDEDDE; this is translated from the coding sequence ATGAAAGTTAATAAAGAATGGCTTGAAGTTTATAATAAAAAGAAATCTATAATGTGTCCAGAAAACTCTCTTGAAAAATATTTCACAGATAGAAAAATAGCAGGCTGCAAAATAGATACTTTGGAGCTTGGAAATATAAAAATAACTTCCGGCGAAATTGTTGCCTGCGACCCAACTGCATGCCTTGATAATGGAGTAAGCCCGTTTTTTGATACTTTTCCAAAGGGAGAGTTCCCTGTTACTGCATCAATAGTAGTTGATGAAGAAGAAGAGATGGCAAGCCCTATTGCTCTTGTCCGCATAAAATTTACAGACAATGTCCCTGTTTCATATAGAGAAGCATTATATGGTGATGAAGATTTGTCAGAAATAGAAAATCAAGGTGACTTTTTTGGTATAATAGTTGACACTGGTCTTGCCTGTTTTATTGACAGGGATGGTTATAATGTATTAGCAGAAGAGCTTACAAAAAGAGAAGAAGCTGATGAAGATTTTGATGCTTATACAGATATTTATTCCATTGAGCTTGAAAAAAGTGCAAAAAAGCATCCAAAATATCAGTATCCAGATGGCGACTGGGTAAATTATAGTATAAACGAAAAAAATAATGCAGTGCTTTTTTCTTCCCCTTATGGCGAAGGCTACTATCCTGTATATGTGGCAGAAGATAAAGACGGAAATATATGCCAGCTTGTAATTCAGTTTATTGATGTAGAACTTAGCGATGACGAAGATGATGAATAG
- a CDS encoding SH3 domain-containing protein has protein sequence MRKKILLVAAFILISMILSCSNTSVGKSKFSPYYFYTDTNKYLFEISRYELSKLVTFDRLTYKGSYLDNRAMTKEDLENIKDNRNVSNIPSIVVPQVGFTTESLNMRLYPTHHTIHRGNEKFDSNQYTRISAFAPVFVLHKSKDKEFYYIMTEFMRGWVPVSKIKIYSQVAFSGIQQMPFIRVIKDNITIGSVKYGIGDKVPLLSQDDDKAVVLTPDGSYTAVLKDGSFVIGNAVYDEELMKSMAESQLNNPYDWGGKAGFRDCSAYVRDLWRVFGADIPRSSGLQKLVGKKLIDAPKSEEEFYAVLRNAKPYRTLIFFKGHVIMYGGMENDDYIIYHAVNSLVNDKGKKVLIAKVAKNKLREERFINIWKRVIRVSEISPLISPELPKEPELIEITNIMDKISKIGSYEKEMAEQNIQNKIKK, from the coding sequence ATGAGAAAAAAGATATTATTAGTCGCAGCATTTATTTTAATCTCAATGATACTTTCCTGTTCCAACACATCAGTTGGTAAAAGCAAGTTTTCACCTTATTATTTTTATACAGATACAAACAAATATTTATTTGAAATCAGCCGCTATGAATTAAGCAAGCTGGTTACATTTGACAGGCTTACATATAAAGGCTCATATCTAGATAACAGAGCAATGACTAAAGAAGACTTAGAAAATATAAAAGATAATAGAAATGTAAGCAATATACCATCTATTGTAGTGCCGCAGGTAGGCTTTACCACTGAAAGCCTTAATATGCGTCTTTATCCTACACACCATACAATACACAGGGGTAATGAAAAATTTGATTCTAATCAGTATACAAGAATAAGTGCCTTTGCACCAGTGTTTGTGCTGCATAAATCAAAAGACAAAGAATTTTACTATATTATGACAGAGTTTATGCGTGGCTGGGTGCCTGTTTCAAAAATTAAAATATATTCTCAGGTTGCTTTTTCTGGTATTCAGCAGATGCCTTTTATAAGAGTAATAAAAGATAATATAACAATAGGCAGTGTGAAATATGGTATTGGTGATAAAGTGCCGCTTCTTTCTCAGGATGATGATAAAGCAGTAGTTTTAACTCCTGATGGCAGCTATACAGCAGTATTAAAAGACGGCTCATTTGTTATAGGCAATGCAGTATATGATGAAGAACTAATGAAATCTATGGCAGAAAGCCAGCTTAATAATCCTTATGACTGGGGCGGAAAAGCAGGGTTTAGAGACTGCTCTGCTTATGTTCGTGACTTATGGCGTGTTTTTGGTGCAGATATTCCAAGAAGTTCAGGGCTGCAAAAACTTGTAGGCAAAAAACTAATAGATGCTCCAAAAAGTGAAGAAGAATTTTATGCAGTTCTTCGCAATGCTAAGCCATACAGAACATTAATATTTTTTAAAGGTCATGTGATAATGTATGGCGGCATGGAAAATGACGACTATATAATTTATCATGCAGTAAACAGCCTTGTAAATGATAAGGGTAAAAAAGTGCTGATTGCAAAGGTAGCAAAAAACAAACTTCGTGAAGAGCGATTTATAAATATATGGAAAAGGGTAATACGAGTATCAGAAATATCTCCACTTATTTCACCAGAGCTGCCAAAAGAGCCTGAACTAATTGAGATAACTAATATTATGGATAAAATCTCAAAAATAGGCTCTTATGAAAAAGAAATGGCAGAGCAAAATATACAAAATAAAATTAAAAAATAA
- a CDS encoding radical SAM protein: MSELKYLFGPAPSRRLGRSLGINIVPAKICSLDCLYCEAGRTKTTTMRRKAYYKAEDILKEFKENFDKFDDLCDVITVTGAGEPTLNSELDNIITGIKEITNKPCAILTNTTTIHINEVFMSLLKFDIVVPSLDAVIDNIFKAVNLPEKSVDTVNIIAGLEKFSKEYNGKLFIEILFCKNVNDSKEHIESLIKVLKNIKCSKVQIGTIHRPPAYNTACPVSDEFLLETAKLFLKHNISAEVTGGFKNIYKTSASLDLDDLIPALLKMRPCTLLDMSGVFGKSESEIKEHIDNLIKANKIKAEYYNSDKYYTTV; encoded by the coding sequence ATGAGTGAATTAAAATATTTATTTGGTCCAGCACCATCAAGAAGACTAGGCAGGTCATTAGGCATAAATATAGTGCCTGCAAAAATATGCTCTCTTGACTGCCTTTACTGTGAAGCAGGCAGGACAAAAACGACTACAATGCGGAGAAAGGCATATTATAAAGCTGAAGATATATTAAAAGAATTTAAAGAAAATTTTGATAAATTTGATGATTTATGCGATGTTATCACAGTAACAGGTGCAGGTGAGCCTACACTTAATTCTGAGCTTGATAATATTATTACAGGCATTAAAGAAATTACAAATAAACCTTGTGCAATTCTTACAAATACTACAACTATTCATATAAATGAAGTGTTTATGAGCCTTTTAAAGTTTGATATAGTTGTTCCAAGTCTGGATGCAGTTATTGACAATATATTTAAAGCAGTTAATCTGCCAGAAAAATCTGTTGATACTGTAAATATTATTGCAGGACTTGAAAAATTTTCTAAAGAATATAATGGAAAACTTTTTATAGAAATACTTTTCTGCAAAAATGTAAATGACAGCAAAGAGCATATTGAAAGTCTTATAAAAGTATTAAAAAACATTAAATGCAGTAAAGTGCAGATTGGAACAATTCACAGACCACCTGCATATAACACTGCCTGCCCTGTAAGTGATGAATTTTTACTTGAAACTGCAAAATTATTTTTAAAACACAATATTTCAGCAGAAGTAACAGGCGGCTTTAAAAATATATATAAAACATCTGCTTCTCTTGATTTAGATGATTTAATACCTGCACTTCTTAAAATGCGTCCATGCACTTTGCTTGATATGAGTGGTGTTTTTGGCAAAAGTGAAAGCGAAATAAAAGAACATATAGATAATTTAATAAAAGCAAACAAAATAAAGGCTGAATATTATAACTCTGATAAATACTATACCACAGTATAA
- a CDS encoding DDE-type integrase/transposase/recombinase — MNKVIITEEMRFRQRLCEYALKKGATKAARKYQVNRMFVYRHLKKYDGTVQSLSFKSRRPRTSPNKHSKEELDLIFNTYAEHGLYGNAEVYVRLLEIGYNRSFGSMCMQIRKKGLKSLNKSKKSYTRYEPITGQYIGDKVQIDIKYVPQECIMFSSYGKKYYQITAIDEYSRMRVLEIVEEKSTFETGKFLDELENKFGFPLKTIQVDNGYEFVNDKEVTNKKSYFEETAEKKGYTIKRIRPYSPWQNGKVERSHREDGKILYANNKFYSKDELIKALKKHEDRYNNTAKTCLNFKSPYEIVIENKLLLDLY; from the coding sequence ATGAATAAAGTGATAATAACAGAAGAAATGCGATTTCGTCAACGGTTATGTGAGTATGCATTAAAAAAAGGAGCAACGAAAGCAGCCCGCAAATATCAAGTGAACCGTATGTTTGTATACAGGCATTTAAAGAAATATGATGGAACAGTTCAGAGTTTATCTTTTAAAAGTCGTAGACCAAGAACCAGTCCAAATAAGCATAGTAAAGAAGAGCTTGATTTAATATTTAACACATATGCCGAGCATGGTTTGTATGGTAATGCGGAGGTATATGTCAGACTTCTAGAAATTGGTTATAATCGTAGTTTTGGCAGTATGTGTATGCAGATAAGGAAGAAAGGCTTAAAGTCATTAAACAAGTCAAAAAAGAGCTATACAAGATATGAACCAATAACAGGTCAGTATATAGGCGACAAGGTTCAGATAGATATAAAATATGTTCCACAGGAATGTATAATGTTTTCCAGCTATGGTAAAAAATATTATCAGATAACAGCGATAGATGAATACAGCAGAATGAGAGTATTAGAAATAGTAGAAGAAAAAAGCACATTTGAAACAGGTAAGTTTTTAGACGAACTGGAAAATAAATTTGGCTTTCCACTAAAAACAATTCAAGTGGATAATGGCTATGAGTTTGTAAATGATAAGGAAGTTACAAACAAGAAAAGCTATTTTGAAGAGACAGCTGAAAAGAAAGGATATACTATTAAACGAATAAGACCTTATTCACCTTGGCAGAATGGAAAGGTGGAAAGAAGTCATAGAGAGGATGGAAAAATTTTATATGCAAATAATAAATTCTATTCCAAAGATGAATTAATTAAGGCTCTTAAAAAGCATGAAGATAGATATAATAATACTGCTAAAACATGCTTAAATTTTAAATCTCCATATGAGATTGTTATTGAAAATAAATTATTGCTTGATTTATATTAA
- a CDS encoding Hpt domain-containing protein gives MNELKYDIKKIVEFLGGGIDETIIASLIGIFVSSVNDEFPAFAEAVAADDRSAIHKIGHKLKGSSANLGFEYFRKLCEDLEQHARNDLDFDYKAAFEQLGTEKQSIEEWFDSVKADYGL, from the coding sequence ATGAATGAATTAAAATATGATATTAAAAAAATAGTGGAGTTTCTAGGGGGCGGTATAGATGAAACAATTATTGCTTCTCTTATTGGTATATTTGTTTCATCTGTAAATGATGAATTTCCTGCATTTGCAGAAGCTGTTGCAGCTGATGACAGGTCTGCTATCCACAAAATAGGCCATAAATTAAAAGGCTCATCAGCTAATCTTGGTTTTGAATATTTTAGAAAACTTTGTGAAGATTTAGAGCAGCATGCAAGAAACGATTTAGATTTTGACTACAAAGCTGCATTTGAACAACTTGGCACAGAAAAGCAGTCTATTGAAGAATGGTTTGATTCAGTAAAAGCTGATTACGGCTTATAA
- a CDS encoding HD domain-containing protein, translating to MENLGKLITTARKLNNIGRWANEFLHQRSSVAEHSFSVAQIAQLLGIIEEENGRQIDWKRLYRKALNHDIPEAVMGDVISTTKNSNAEVKKALSIVEETLVEENLLNSISEPYKSIYREIIFDGKDDSIEGLILTAADNLDALIECIQEIKLSNCEPFLEKYTYILDKIKSIDLYSAGYFAQHILPYITNNCDALKDK from the coding sequence ATGGAAAATCTTGGCAAATTGATAACAACTGCTAGAAAGTTAAACAATATTGGCAGGTGGGCAAATGAGTTTTTACATCAAAGGTCATCAGTTGCAGAACATTCTTTTTCTGTTGCACAGATTGCCCAGCTTTTAGGGATAATTGAAGAAGAAAATGGCAGACAGATTGACTGGAAAAGGCTTTATAGAAAAGCCCTAAACCATGATATACCAGAAGCTGTTATGGGTGATGTAATAAGCACTACTAAAAATTCTAATGCAGAAGTAAAAAAAGCATTAAGCATTGTAGAAGAAACTTTGGTAGAAGAAAACCTGCTTAATTCTATCTCTGAGCCTTATAAATCTATATACAGAGAAATTATTTTTGACGGAAAAGATGACAGTATTGAAGGTCTTATTTTGACAGCAGCTGATAATTTAGATGCCTTAATTGAATGTATTCAGGAAATTAAACTTTCAAATTGTGAGCCATTTCTTGAAAAATATACATATATCCTTGATAAAATAAAAAGCATAGACTTATATTCTGCTGGCTATTTCGCTCAGCATATTCTGCCATATATTACAAATAACTGTGATGCTTTAAAAGATAAGTAA
- a CDS encoding TlpA family protein disulfide reductase, with protein MKKILLPLLFILLLSVMSGCNKNQNTSSVSSMEILNTESFKSVLQEHNGKVVLVNFFGSWCPPCKAETPDFVQVYEKYKDKSKFVIIGIAVDKNQSDALKFVKDFGITYPVYQADNSLLAYFQINPIPTSFVFDKDGSLLDSMVGYISKDIVEQIAQYGGE; from the coding sequence ATGAAAAAAATATTATTACCACTTTTGTTTATTTTATTGCTTTCTGTCATGTCTGGATGCAATAAAAATCAAAATACAAGTTCAGTATCCAGTATGGAAATACTTAATACTGAAAGTTTTAAATCAGTTTTGCAGGAACATAACGGTAAAGTTGTGCTTGTAAACTTTTTTGGCTCATGGTGCCCGCCTTGTAAAGCAGAAACTCCTGATTTTGTTCAAGTTTATGAAAAATATAAAGATAAAAGCAAGTTTGTAATTATTGGTATTGCTGTTGATAAAAACCAGTCAGATGCACTTAAATTTGTTAAAGATTTTGGCATTACCTATCCTGTCTATCAGGCAGACAACAGTCTTCTTGCATATTTTCAAATAAATCCTATACCTACATCATTTGTGTTTGATAAAGATGGCAGTTTATTAGACAGTATGGTAGGGTATATAAGTAAAGATATAGTTGAACAAATAGCACAATATGGGGGAGAATAG